Part of the Bdellovibrionales bacterium genome is shown below.
CCCCCAGTTGTTATTGGGATAATTGGACAATATATAATTTAAAAATGTAATCGTTTCCCAACAGCCATTGTGTGACATACATTTGTGAACAATTTCATCAAGGTAATGTTTGTGCAAATAGGCCCAGGCCTTTTCGGTTATGGCTTTGGGACCTTCAACTCCGAACTCCATTGCTTTTGAAAGGCCATAGACAACGTAGAGCGTGATGTAAGGAGAGGGAGGTCCGCCGGGAAACCAGGGAAATCCTCCAAGTGTGGTTTGCCATTTCTCAAGCTTCTGGAGAGCCAACTTGCGACTCTGATCGGCGATCCGGGAGTCGAGAATATTGACCAAATTATCTACTGGATTCGCTCCTCCCTTTGCTTCGTTAAGCCAAGGAGTCTCTTCGAGTGACATGCGGCGGTTTGGATCAGCAGCACTGAAATCCTCAAATTGAGTTTTCCGAGCAGACATTTGTTTGGCCATCTTTGCGACTGAGGGATACTTGTTGAAAAGAGAGCTCATGATTCCAGCTGAGACGAACTGATTCAATGTTTGTTCGATACACTCGTAAGGAGAATTCATCAAATAGGGAAGAGATGAGAGCACGGAATAGAACAACTGCGCATCAATTTGTACAGTCATCTTTTCATTGATGAGCGTATTATCCTTTTTGGCCAAGAGATCCTTAAATTCAAGATTGTGAGGTTCCTGGTTTTTCAGCGTGATAAATTTGGACTGGGCTAAGTGAAAGCGACCAGGCAAGATAGGCAGACTTCGAAGCTCACCGTCGGATTGACCTTTGGATTGAGCTGTTGCTTTGACGTAAAGATTTCCAAGACCCGGGGGCACAATCAAACTGATCGTATGAGTAAATGACTTCTTGGCTGGAATTGCAAAGGGGACGGCTGTCAGTTCAGATTTTTTGACCTTGTAACGTCCTGAGGCATCTGACTTTTGATCGTCTTCCAGGAGTCCAATATCGAGTTGCCCTGCAGTTTCTTTATCTGAAGTGTTGTTTACTACAAATCGCAAACTGGCATTGTCACCTTCGCGTAAAAAGCGCGGCAGATAGGGGCGAACCATGAGCTCTTTCGTAGTTTCTAATTGTTTGCTTGCACTCAATCCCATTAAATCCTGGGTGATTCCTTGAAGCCACAAAGTCCACGAAGTGACTGAGTCAGGCACTTGAAATTTAATTTCGATCATTCCATTTTCGTCGTTTTTCAAGTTTGGTTGAAAAAAGGCAGTCTCTGAGAAGTTGCTACGAATCTCGTTGGGCTGCTGGACGGACTTGACGGTGGAGTCCTGCTGCTTAGGAAGTTGAGGGACTGATGCAGTGGACTCAGCGGGGATTTCGGTTCTAATGGATTCTGACTTATTGGCGAAAGGCGTAGCGGAGCTGCCCTGTGGGCTTGCCCCATCGGCTGCAGGTACCGCTCCAGGTGTCATCATCTCTGACTCTGCTAATAGCATGTTGCCCCCACCTCGTCGGCCGGGGCCCCCAATCGCATAGTTTTGCATGAAAATCACATGATCCCTCTGCAATTGCGAAAATTCAGTGGGAAAATAATTACTCGATTCAAAATAGGCATTTTGTCCATTTCCTAGAGCGATATCGGGGGGATTGCTTACGAAGCGAGTCGGATAAATGGAGAGGAAGCTGTTTGAAAAATGAGGGCTTAGTTGATCGAGGCTCCGATCGTACATGTAGGCCAGAAGCTGAACTGAAGCGGTCTTCACCTTTTCCTTCTTAGGGCCGCTGAGCTTAAGGGACCAGGTTTCACTTTGACCTGGCCTGAGTTTGTCTCGAAATCGAGAGTATTCCAGACTTATCTCTTTGTTGTCCCAAGGGACAAAAATATTTTGAGACATAGTTAAGCTCTGATAGTCATTGATGAGTCGCAGAACAAATCCCACTCCACCACGGTGTTCTTCAGTCACCTTCCAACTCATGAGGAGATTGTCCTTGGTTGAATTGAGTCGTCGAGTTTCTGTGACAACTCCATCTTGAAACGCATCGAGTATAAGTGTTTGATTCTTAAGACCTGTCGGAGCCCAGATCGAGACTTCCTCTCCGACTTTAGCTTCTGTTCTATTTATTAGCAGGAGGCCTGGCAGCGCCGGACGATAAGAACTGTCGGCGACTAAAAACTCGGTTTGCGCCGTTAAGCTTGTGCCGTAAGAGTCCTTGGTTTCATAAATGAGACGATAGGCTCCACCCTTTAATGACGGAAGCAGAATAGTTGATGCACCCAAGCTGTCTGTTGTAACCAAGGCCGTCTTGACGATATCCTTCTGCGGCCAATCACGAACGACCAGCGCCCAATTGTAGGTCGGTGACCATCGAGACTGTTTGTCGTCGTCAGGTAAAGAGAGGCCAGGTGGTTTCAGTTTTTTTATATATGAAGGAGCAGGCAGCTCAGCTGGCATGACAGTCGATTTTGGCTCCGACAAAAGTACTAATCTCCAATTGCCAGTTCCGGGTGCTGGGTCTCCAGACAAAAAAGTACGACGAAGCTTGATTTCAGCTTCTTTGCCAGCAAGGACAAATTGCCCTTTGAGATCGAGATGGGCTTCGATGGTCTGCAATCCCAGAGTTATTGAGTTCTCACTGGTGCGAGTTTCTCCACCGTCGTCAATCACTTCGGCCCTTATGGCATAGGTGTATTTTATATCGCTTGCACCAGCCTTGAGCCTTTTATCTGCACTTGGAAAGAAGCCAATTTTGTATGTGCCATCGGAATGAACGCTTGTTTCTCCAGTTGAAATGACTTGAGATCTTTGAAAGCCTCCAAAATCCCAATAGTCAAAAAAACACCACCAGGGGAAAACAATCTTGCGCTCGACAGTGTAACGAACCTTTCCTGAAGTTAAGGGGGATCCAAAATAATATTTTGCTTCACCGATGATTTCAGCGTTGTGATTGAGGCGCAGTGGCGTCGTTTGAGGTTTCCAGGAGAGTTCAAAATTTGGTCGTTTGTATTCTTCGACTTGGACAAAATGACTGTCACTGCCCGTATGGATGCTCCACCTCCCGAGAGCCCTTCCGGTAGGGATTTCGAATTGGCCCCAAGCTGATCCAAATTCGTCGGTCATGACTTTTTGAGTGCTCACGACTTGTCCGTTGAGGTCGTGAAGGGACACGTTTTGCTGAGTTTTGGAGAGAGTCTTAAACTTGCCGGGAGCTTTGAGGGAAGCGTAAAAAACGGCCTTCCACATGATCTGTTGTTGTGGTCGATAAATGGACCTATCTGTATAAATCATGCTTCGAGCAGGAGCAGGTTTGTCATCAATTGGCGGGCTGTAAGATGAAAATTCCTGAAAGGTCATTTGACCCTTTTTACTAGCAAAAGCAACAAACTGACCAGAAGAGTTGGGCGTCTGCGTTCCTTTGAAAGTTGATTTTCCGAGCGAGTCAGTTATTAGTCTTTTAACCAGTTCCGAAGGTTTGGTGTATTGGAATCTAAGAACTTCAATGTCAGCCCCTTTTACGGGTGTGCCCGTGGCTCCGTTGTAAACTTCGAAGTCAACTGCTCCATTTTTGGATTGATTGGCAAGTACCAGATCACCAAAAATCATCATGCTCCCGCGCACAATATTCGAACTCTTCTCCAGCGTAGGACTCATAGAGACGGCCACAATATAAAATCCGGGTTTGTGGTCCGGTGGCGTGACAAAGGCTTTGTGCTGACGGAAATCTGTCGTGCTCGGAATATCAACGGACCATGTTTTGGTAGGTGTCTTCGTTCGAAGGACTTCGAGTTCCCGGTAGTCAGGATAGTGGTTGTAGTCCTTGTTCGCTATCATGAAATTTTTGATATCATAGCGAAAAGAAAAGAAGTGCAATCGAGTCAAATTTTTATAGCGGACATCAATGGATCTCCGCCCTGGGCCATCGACACGCATGGCATTCATTTCCAGGCTGGGGCTCTTGATTCTGTTTATAATATCTCGGCAGAGTTTTGCACCCTCTGAGGTGGGAAACTTCTTCGCTCCCATTTCAGCAATTTCCTTTGCCTTTACGAGAGCATAGGGATCGTCAAATTGTTCCCAAAACTCAGCGAGACGTCCGGCTCCCATAGAATACCAAGGTGTACTCTGATTTGTTGCAAGCAGGGTATCGAGGTGCTTCATGATGGCAGTCTTATCCTCCGACTCCGGAAACCTGGAGTGCAGTATCTTGAGGAGTTCGATTTGGGCATCAAGCGCCGCACCCGCATTTTTTTGACTCAGATGCCAACTTTTGAGGTCGTGGAGGATAAAGGCAATCTTTTGTAGAGGATGAATCTTCGAACTTGTTAATGAAAGCCCTTCAGAAATTTTCCCGACATCAGGTCAGGCAATTTGAGACGGTAGATTTCATTGGATTGCTCAGGTGTCCAACCGGCGGAGTCGTTTAGAATCTCGACAAACAGATGAGTCAGAGTGTCCCGAAAAGTATCACGGATTCCAGGTGGGTAGGTATTGGCCGCGATGTAGTCATTTAGCTGCGTTTTAGGAAGAGCACCCAACTCCTTGCGATCAGCCCAAGCAGAATTCAGGCCTTGAATGGCCTCAAAATATATTTCTTCAATCGTCCAGGATTTGAGGTCCTTCGCGGCCGCAGTTTGAATTTTCGTGCGCTGTCGGATTTCCCAGGAGTAGGCCTGCGCGTAGTACTGGAGCGAGTAGGCATTGAAAACATTGAGAAGTACCAAAGCTCTGGGGTCCTTAGGCCATGGCTTAGACCTAAAGTTTTTGATTGCGGTCTCATAATCGTGCAAACCAGTTTCAAGTTGTACGAGCTTTGTGAGAATGCGCGCCTGATCGAGGGGCTCTTTGACTTGTTGCCCTTCGCTCTTTAAAACATCAAGAGCGGCCTGAAATTTCTGCTCACTGATCAGTTGATCAATTTTTTTGATCAGACTCTGATAGTTGGTTCTACCCAGAGCTGGGGCTCCACTAAAAAGGGAAATAAAAACAGCGAGTAAGATGAGATTTGAGAAATAATTATTCATTCCAAAATCCTCCCCTTTGATCACACAAAAATCAACTTCGATTCAATGTCTCACGCAGACAGATACGATCTGTTTTCAAATTCAGGAGATTATTGGCGAAATGCACGACCTCAGACTTGCCAAACCCAGCTCACTCCAATAGTTTATTTAGATGCTCCATAGACATCACAAGTTAATGTGGAATTTCAGCAAATCCTTTGTTCTGAGTTTGGGAAGGCCTGTCTTTATCTATCTGTCTAGTCTTTCGATAACACTTCAAATTGGCTTTGCGGCTATTTTTTATTTTATCGAAGTGGACGAGAATCCAGGCATTTTAACATTTTTTGATTCGTTCTATTATACGGTGACTGTCATGACGGGTGTGGGCTTGGGAGACATCGCTTCAGTAACAACCGCAGGCCGAGCTGTTTCTATATTTATGATGTTAACAGGAACAGTTATTTTCGTTTGCTTTACGGGGGTTCTTGCGGCCTCTATTTTGCAAATTGAATCCGAGCATATCCGCAAAAACGGTCCGACGCCGAAGTAAGCCTGAGCGTTGAGGCTTTGGTGATTGAAGGAGTAGGATTGGCCAAGCATTTTGAAACAGAATGGTTTTTTGAATCTTTCGCTTCGGACCTGACTTTCATCAAAAAGCGGATGTTTGGGAGCCTGGCAGCTTATTTAGATGGGAAGATTGTCGCTGTTCTTTCGGAGAACCACACGGATGAAGTCTGGAACGGAATTCTTCTCCCAACTGAGCTTCAGTCTCATACTGATTTGCTGAACCAGTATCCCTTTCTCGAGAGTCATAAGATTCTAAAGAAATGGCTTTTTTTGCCCGCGACCGATTCTCACTTTGAAGAACTTGCTCTGCGTTTGGCGGCGAGAATTGCAGCAAGAGATCCCTTGTTTGGGGTTGTGCCAAAGGAGAAGAAGGCAAAAAAACAGATAAGGTAGCAGATGCGGTTTAGGAGTCTATCTTAAGCAAATCTGTTAAATTCTGTAAAACGTGGACTAAGGCATCAGTTTTACTCAACACCAGATGGGCCCCGCGCGCCATGATATCGTCAGCAGTGATCGTGCTTCCGCCAAGGCCTGAGAATAGAACAATCACTGGTAAATCGGGGCGCGCACTTTTTACGCGTTCAAGCAATTGAACCCCATTTAACTTGGGCATATTCGTATCATTGATAACGGCCGCTGGCTGATTTCCACCATATCCAGAATTGTCTCTGGCCATTTGAGTGGAATGACTTCTAAATCCAAATTGGACTCAAAGTAGTCCCTCCACATTTCTAAAATACGTTCTTCGTCGTCCACTACCAATATTCGCTGTCTCACGGTGACCTCCGATATTCACCATGCCTAAATCTGTGTCAGTCTTCGACCGAAGTACGTAATTAGGATGCCTGATTTCAAAAACCTGGACTTTTTCGGGGTCCTTCAGATTGGTGGAGCCTTTTGTAAGCCGAGGGAGTCATTCCTGTCCTTTTCTTGAAGTAATCATTAAAGACAGATTTTGAATTAAACCCTGAGTCAATAAGTTGATAGAGAGCAAAAATCGCTATGGGGAAGACAATGGCAACCCGGATCATATTCATAGGATGGAAGGCGAGTCCATAAGCTAATTCATTTTCATCAAAAAAAATATGAGACATCAAATACCAAAGACAAGCACCGATAAAACCAATGCCTAATACGCGATCGCTTGTTTTGCCTTCGTGGGGTACCGGAGATAAGCTTTCAAAAAAATGAATCAAAAAATAAATTGATATAAGCTGGAGCGGGAGCACGAGGCCATTTAAGAGCGGCCAACTTCCCTTAATCCCTGTCCATCGAGCTACATACAGAAATTGAGTAGAAAGATTTGAAATAAGTACCCAATAAGTGTGCCTTGAAACTTCTTGAGGGTCGGCAATAAAAACAACGACAAAATGAAGGTCAAGGTCATCGCGAGATGGACGTAAAACAATGAAAGCATAGATTAGAACTGCCCCTGACCTTTCAATTTAGTCAAAGGTAAAGCCCTCACAGATAGGTTCATGGGATTAGGCCCTTCTAACCAACATCACGGCGGGCCAGCGTTGATGTAGATGAAGATGGTTGCAAATAGACCTACGTAGGCCTAAAATTCAAATTCGGGGGTATTGTGGCTTTATTTATTTCGGCTATTTTTTTCACGTTGGTTGTAGAATCTAAAAATGCTTTTGGAGGGAATACTGATCAATTGAAGATTGTAAAGCCCACCGAAGGACTTCGTGTTTCACCCGGACAAAACGTTAGTATTGTCATTCAGCCGGCGAATAATGTAAATCTTAAGGAAATGATGGTTGTCAGTCTTGGTGAAATTCTTCAGATAACGGGCCCGCCTTGGGAATCTTCATTTCATGTACCCCCTACTGCTAACGGGACACTAAGCTTGACCGTAGTTGGAAAAGATCACAATGGAAAGATCTATGATTCCGAAGTAAGACTAACGGTCATTCAGAACTCATCATTACTCAGATTGGAAAGTGAAACAGACAGACTTTATTTTGAGCATCTTGATCCTGATATTTTTATGTATATCACCGTCAAGGGGGTATATCGAGATGGTATTCGCCGCGACCTTAACAAACTTGATTCAGGGACGGTTTTTACCAGCAGTGATCCGGATATTGCGGTAGTCAAACCCGATGGAAGGGTGATTCCCAAATCTAATGGAAAAACGAAGATCACTGTGCGAAATGGTGAGGCCATGATGTCAGTTCCAGTTGAAGTGTTAACTTCCATCGACTCTGAAATTAATCAAATCTCAACTCAGAATTCCGTTCCTAGGAACGGAATTCTGTCTTCGATTGTTAATGTGCATAACAAAGATGCTCAGAGGGCCATAGATTTGAGAGTCGTGATTGAATTCCCTATAAATCTGGCTTTATTAGAAGCAAAGGGAGAAGGATGGTCTTGCTCCAACGTGAGTAAAAATCACCTTGAATGCCAACGAGGGAATCTCAATGGAGGGTTGAGATCGGCTATTTATCTCAAATATAAGTCTGAGTCCCTCTGCAAAAATATCGAAATAGTGGCTAGTTTGCAGGCCGAAAATCAGGAAGAAAATGTTGATGACAATCTCAGTGTGCTGAGACTTCCCTGTAGCAGGTAGTTCATTTAGAAATATCGATTGACCTGAACAAAGAAATTTTGTTTAAGTACACCTCTGGTGTATATTTTAAAATATCAAGCAAGTCGAGTTAGGGATGACTCAAGTTTTATATGCGCCTGTCTCAGCTCAATTTATTTCCCATTGTTTGGCGGGGGTCACAGTGACACTTTTCTTCTCACCTATCAACGACATCACCACCGATCCGATTTCTCCTCCTCGCTATGAATATCTATCAACTGAGTTTCCAAAATTGAACTGGGCCTATCGACCGGAAAACCGCTCGATCCAAAAATCCAAATATCCAGAAATAATACCTTTGAGCATTGAGAACCACTTGCCGCCAGAGGTCTTTGCGGCGGTTTCCCAAATTGCGAACTCTCAGAGTGATTGGGTCGTCGTAAATATCAATTCCAGCGAGAAACGACTGGAGGCAACTGTGACCACGCTTCTTTTGCGATTCAAGGATGACTTAGTAATAGAAATCAGACCAGCACCACCCGGTGGGTCTGAGGTTCACATGCGTTCTAAATCCCGCGTTGGGCGTTCAGATTTTGGAGCGAACTCTAAACGTATAAGGGATTTTTTTTCCTTGATTAGGAAGTATTTTAAGATCTAGGGCGGAGCATACGCCCTCATGTGCTCTTGTGAAAAGCTGAATTGTCAGCTAGCTAGGTCTAGTCTGGAAAAATGTAGACTCTATTTAGGAATTCCAAGAATTTGTGTTGCCAAATTATAGTGAAGTTGGAAGAAAAGTGTTAAGAACTCCTGAGCAAATCCTGTGGCTATCGCTCGTGCCTTATCTGGGTGGTCTGCTATCTGCTGTTGGATTTCCATTGGCAAATGAGTCAGCATATCATCTTTGTTTAAGAGCCGTTGAACTATTCTGAAGGAGGTATCATATTCAATGGATTCGTATTTCCTGTGAAGAGATACGGTCACTTTTCCATCATCACTAAAGGCAAAAGAAAAGTTTTCATGTTGAAAAAAATGATCGCGATAAAATTTCCGTAGTCTTTCTTTGGAAATCTCTTCAGTGAGAATCGTATTTGCAATTTCAGATCCCCATTCTGCGCTCCCATGAGATTCATGAAAATAAATGAAATAACCAAAATCAAAAAGCAATTTTTCCTTTTCCGAAAGTGCAGAAAAGAGATCATCATAACGAAGCTGCTCATAGAAAATTTTGGCAAAATTGCGGGGAGATTTTCCATCTCGTTGTGTGAA
Proteins encoded:
- a CDS encoding two pore domain potassium channel family protein; this encodes MLHRHHKLMWNFSKSFVLSLGRPVFIYLSSLSITLQIGFAAIFYFIEVDENPGILTFFDSFYYTVTVMTGVGLGDIASVTTAGRAVSIFMMLTGTVIFVCFTGVLAASILQIESEHIRKNGPTPK
- a CDS encoding response regulator, translated to MARDNSGYGGNQPAAVINDTNMPKLNGVQLLERVKSARPDLPVIVLFSGLGGSTITADDIMARGAHLVLSKTDALVHVLQNLTDLLKIDS
- a CDS encoding DUF1499 domain-containing protein encodes the protein MTQVLYAPVSAQFISHCLAGVTVTLFFSPINDITTDPISPPRYEYLSTEFPKLNWAYRPENRSIQKSKYPEIIPLSIENHLPPEVFAAVSQIANSQSDWVVVNINSSEKRLEATVTTLLLRFKDDLVIEIRPAPPGGSEVHMRSKSRVGRSDFGANSKRIRDFFSLIRKYFKI